One segment of Erigeron canadensis isolate Cc75 chromosome 2, C_canadensis_v1, whole genome shotgun sequence DNA contains the following:
- the LOC122587829 gene encoding uncharacterized protein LOC122587829: MASSQDEDGSSHGKNKSVSIEELSNDYISEQIGKALENFSPFIVKKLNETLEGAMRDTIAIKIREEVASAVQEEFDKRFPKEKVPEKQDVEERPKPKNEKPYDLKSFTISNPPKYNGDPDPIVRTRWVNEVEGAFRITKTPPEYKTLYGSSLLCDRAKLWWDEEIVKKGQDATMGMEWADFKMAFFKEFRSEADVTRLRSEFMNDSQGTLNINEFQVQFLDNAQFCLEYLKDDRLLKEHFYRKLRKNIREKITLLQIESFTQLVDVARWHEVEQGMPNDETSKRKAEQSNTPNKKFRSSGSSGGSSNRKNIPTCNNCGKHHSGVCLLPSKKGCFNCGQPGHISRDCKFSPSKPTVCFKCFNEGHMKSACPLLTEEER; this comes from the coding sequence ATGGCTTCATCTCAAGATGAAGACGGATCGAGTCACGGCAAGAACAAAAGTGTGTCGATTGAGGAACTAAGTAATGATTACATTAGTGAGCAAATCGGGAAGGCTTTAGAGAATTTCTCTCCATTTATCGTTAAAAAGTTAAACGAGACCCTTGAGGGCGCAATGAGAGATACTATCGCCATCAAGATAAGGGAAGAAGTTGCCTCCGCGGTACAAGAAGAGTTTGATAAACGATTTCCAAAAGAAAAAGTACCGGAAAAACAAGACGTTGAGGAACGGCCAAAGCCTAAGAATGAGAAGCCTTATGATCTTAAGAGCTTCACCATTTCCAACCCACCCAAATACAATGGTGATCCTGACCCGATTGTGAGAACAAGGTGGGTAAACGAGGTTGAGGGAGCCTTTCGCATCACAAAGACTCCACCGGAATATAAGACCTTGTATGGGTCAAGCTTGTTGTGTGATAGGGCAAAGCTATGGTGGGATGAAGAGATTGTTAAGAAAGGTCAGGATGCAACGATGGGTATGGAATGGGCTGATTTCAAAATGGCCTTCTTTAAAGAGTTTCGATCAGAAGCCGACGTGACTAGGCTTAGAAGCGAGTTCATGAATGACTCGCAAGGTACTTTGAATATTAATGAGTTTCAGGTACAATTTCTGGACAACGCTCAATTTTGTCTGGAATATTTGAAAGACGATCGGTTATTAAAGGAGCATTTTTATCGTAAACTTCGCAAAAACATTCGAGAGAAGATTACGTTACTTCAAATCGAATCGTTTACTCAATTGGTTGATGTGGCTAGGTGGCATGAGGTTGAACAAGGCATGCCGAATGATGAGACCTCCAAGAGAAAGGCGGAACAAAGTAACACTCCAAACAAGAAGTTCCGGTCTAGTGGTAGTTCGGGGGGTAGTTCGAATAGGAAGAACATTCCCACTTGCAATAATTGTGGGAAACATCATTCCGGAGTTTGTTTATTACCATCTAAGAAAGGATGTTTCAATTGTGGCCAACCGGGTCACATTAGCCGAGATTGTAAGTTCTCTCCAAGCAAGCCTACCGTGTGTTTCAAATGCTTCAACGAAGGACACATGAAGAGTGCTTGCCCTTTGTTGACGGAGGAAGAAAGGTAA